The Stutzerimonas stutzeri genomic interval TTGCAGCAGGTTGTGCTGCTGCAGCTCATCTACCAGATCCAGCAGGACATGTACCTCGGTGAGCGCGACCGGCCGAAGCTGGTAATCATCGATGAGGCATGGTCATTGCTGAGCCAGGGCAACGTGGGTGAGTTCATCGAGCATGGCTATCGCCGCTTTCGTAAATATGGTGGCAGTGCCATCGTGATCACGCAGGGTGTCAACGACCTTTATCAGAACAAGGTCGGCCAGGCTATCGCCGAAAACTCGGCTTTCACTCTGCTGCTGGGCCAGAAAGCCGAGGCCATTGACGCCATCCAGGAAAACAAGCGACTGCCGCTTGGAGACGGTGGTTTCCGCATCCTCAAGACCGTGAAGTCCTACAAGGGCCACTACTCCGAAATTTTCATGCTCACACCGCGAGGAGCGGGTATCGCGCGGTTGACGGTGGATGAATATTCGAAGCTGTTGTACTCGACGGCTCCCGAGGATGTTCAGGCGATCCGCAACTACACGATAGCCAATGTGCCTCAGCACGAGGCGATTCTTCGTGTGCTGCGAGATCGCGGTGTGGCCTTCAAGTCCAGCGCTTACGAGGAGGTCTGATGGGCCTTCTACGGTTTGACCCGGAACAGGCGGTTGTGCGAGCCGAGGCCCGCGTCGCGGCGAAAAAGCTTCGCGGTGCGCGGCCGATGCCAAGCGCACGATTCCTGATCAAGGGAAGCGTACTGTCCTTGGTTGTGGCCGGAATGATCGTTGGCCTCGCACATCGTTACAGCATCGCCATCGCACCGCAGGAATACCTGTGCCTACCGCCATATCGGATCTGGATCATCGACAAAGGCGACCGCGAGCCTGTGAGGGGCGGCATTTACGCCTTTCATTCGGTGGGCCTCGGTCCGATCTTTCAAGACGGAACGAAGATCGTAAAGGTGCTCGAAGGTATGCCCGGCGACACCGTGAAAGTGGAACTAGAGCAGACCACGATCAATGACCAGGTGGTCGGGGAGGGACTTGCCGTAGCCACCGAGAAGGGGATCGATCCGCAGCGATACGTGCGCGAGGGGGTGATCGCCCAGGACCGTTACTGGTTCTTCGGCAAGACCAATGACTCTTTCGACTCTCGCTATTGGGGATCGGTCAAGGGTGAACAGATTGTGGGAAGGGCATACCCGATATGGTGAAGCACCTCGTTGGCGTGGCCATAGCGCTTGCGCTCTCTACCTCAGCAGTGGCCGGTGACCTTGGCATCAAGCCAATCGATATCAGCACGATGGACCCGCAAATACTGGAACAGGCCCGGCAGGCTGTCAGCGATGGGGAGAGTGCTCGCCAGCAGATCCCCGAGACAGAAACGCAATGGATTGAGCGGCTTGCTTCGCAAAGCCCCGTGCAGCCTGAGCAGCTGCAGGGTGCCGGTAACTCCGAGCAGCCCAGCAAGAAACATCCGCTGGGTGAAGGCGTGCGCACGCTGATCTTTGTTTCCTGGTCGCTAGGCGCCACGGCCATCAAGGACATCTTGACCAGCTACGATGGACGCCCTGCAACAGGCATCGTCTTCCGGGGCATCCCTGAAGGCATGAAGATGGTCGATGCAGTCACCAAGATGCACATGCTCACGCAGGAAACGCAGAGCCAGGTTAGCGTGCTGCTGGACCCGCTCGCGTTCCAGCGACATGGCATCGAAACCGTGCCGGCTATCGTCCTGGAAGGTGAGAGCGACGAGCTGCTGGTGAAGGCCTCAGGGATCTCTTCGACTCGCCTGGTCGATCAGGCGCTGTCGGAATCGGGCGAGAAGGGGCGCGACCTCGGTGTGTATGGACCAACCAGCGAAATCATTGAGCCTGATTTCCTGCAGGTGGCCAAGGCACGCATCGAAGCGCTGGACATGGAGGCCATGAAGAAGCGCGCTGTCGATCGTTTCTGGCATACCCAGACCGGCACACCACTCCCGCCCGTTACTACGCCCGCAACACGGTTCGTGGACCCCAGCGTCATCATTCCTGCTGACCTCAAGGACGCAAACGGCAACGTGGTGCAGAAAGCGGGGCGAATAAATCCGCTGGAAATGATGCCGTTCAATCAGAAACTCGTTGTGATCGATCCCACGCAAGCTTGGCAGGTTCGGCTTGCCCAGCGGGAATACGAGGCGCATGGCGATGAGCTGTTTGTGACGGTGATGGCGACACAAATACCGCCTTCCTCTGGCTGGGATCTTTTCCAGACTGTGGAGGACGCGATCAATGGCCCCTTGTACCTGCTGCCGGGTGACATGGCGCAGCGCTTCCAAATCCTGCGAGCACCATCGGTCGTGACGGCCGAGGGACTAATGTTCGCGGTGCGCGAGTACACCCGAGATGAGCTTGAAGGAGCAGAAAAGTGATGAGGCGGATCAAACGGTTCCTGCCGGCAATAGCGGCGTGCTTGTTGGTGATCTTCTCCCTACCAGGGACAGCATCAGCTGCTGATGCGATGTGTGAGGACTCTGGCATTTTCGGGCCAAAGCTGTTCACTGATATTTGCTGGGCGTGCCTGTTTCCCATCAAGGTTTCCGGTGTGCAGATCACCCCCGGCACAGCTCCGGCGAAAGCCTCGAAGCAGGTGTTCTGCGTCTGCCAAGAAGGCACATCGGGCATCTACAAGCCGGGCATCATCACAGCAATGTGGGAGCCAGCGCGCATCGTTGAGAATGTCCGTAAGCCCGGCTGCTCGCCCACTCTCGGTGGAGTCACCCTGCCACTTGGCTCCAAGCGTTCCTATGGCCGGCTGGTACAGGACCATGCAAAGCGCGATGACATGGAAGACGGGTCTTTCTACCAGACTCACTACTACGCCTTCCCCTTGCTGCAGATCCTCGACCTGTACACGCCGACCAAGTGCAATCCTGATGGCTATCTGGACGTGGACATCATTTCCTTCACCGAAATTGACCCAACCTGGGGGAACGCAACGCTAGCTTTCTTCCAGCATCCTGAATCTGCAGCGGTGGCCAACCCGGTGGCACGCGCGGCATGTGCCGTCGAGTCTGGCGCCCTGGCCGCTGGCAAGGAGCCCCTGGAGTCGATGTGGTGGTGCTCCGGCACCTGGGGCGGGATATATCCGCTGACGGGCCATGTATCAGCGCAGGACTTCAATCGCACCTCTGCATTGATCAGTGCCCGCTTGCTGAGCCAGCAGCACCGTCGCGGACTGGCCAGAAGAACGATGGGTGACGAAAACGTCTGCACGGCTGGCATTTACCCAACCATTCCGAAATCCCAGTACAAGTTCGCACAGTTCTGGCCCAAAGCGATGACGCAGGAGGGGATGTGGATCGGTGAGCACCCCTACCACTGGGACGGCGGCACGAATCGACACATTCCCGGCACCCTCAACGACAGCATGTACATGATCTGGCGATGGACAGATTGCTGCTCAAAACTGTAGTGAAGCGCTAACAAATGACTGACTTTCTCTCTCTCTATCTCCCGCCAACCATCGCGATGGTCATCCTGGCAGGCTTTCTTCACGTTCGTCTCATGGAGACGCCTGCATACCGGGGCTGGTGGGGCGAATACAAGGTCAACCTGATGCTGCGGCTGTGCTTGAGCGGC includes:
- a CDS encoding S26 family signal peptidase — its product is MGLLRFDPEQAVVRAEARVAAKKLRGARPMPSARFLIKGSVLSLVVAGMIVGLAHRYSIAIAPQEYLCLPPYRIWIIDKGDREPVRGGIYAFHSVGLGPIFQDGTKIVKVLEGMPGDTVKVELEQTTINDQVVGEGLAVATEKGIDPQRYVREGVIAQDRYWFFGKTNDSFDSRYWGSVKGEQIVGRAYPIW
- a CDS encoding TraU family protein, giving the protein MRRIKRFLPAIAACLLVIFSLPGTASAADAMCEDSGIFGPKLFTDICWACLFPIKVSGVQITPGTAPAKASKQVFCVCQEGTSGIYKPGIITAMWEPARIVENVRKPGCSPTLGGVTLPLGSKRSYGRLVQDHAKRDDMEDGSFYQTHYYAFPLLQILDLYTPTKCNPDGYLDVDIISFTEIDPTWGNATLAFFQHPESAAVANPVARAACAVESGALAAGKEPLESMWWCSGTWGGIYPLTGHVSAQDFNRTSALISARLLSQQHRRGLARRTMGDENVCTAGIYPTIPKSQYKFAQFWPKAMTQEGMWIGEHPYHWDGGTNRHIPGTLNDSMYMIWRWTDCCSKL
- a CDS encoding TrbC family F-type conjugative pilus assembly protein, translating into MVKHLVGVAIALALSTSAVAGDLGIKPIDISTMDPQILEQARQAVSDGESARQQIPETETQWIERLASQSPVQPEQLQGAGNSEQPSKKHPLGEGVRTLIFVSWSLGATAIKDILTSYDGRPATGIVFRGIPEGMKMVDAVTKMHMLTQETQSQVSVLLDPLAFQRHGIETVPAIVLEGESDELLVKASGISSTRLVDQALSESGEKGRDLGVYGPTSEIIEPDFLQVAKARIEALDMEAMKKRAVDRFWHTQTGTPLPPVTTPATRFVDPSVIIPADLKDANGNVVQKAGRINPLEMMPFNQKLVVIDPTQAWQVRLAQREYEAHGDELFVTVMATQIPPSSGWDLFQTVEDAINGPLYLLPGDMAQRFQILRAPSVVTAEGLMFAVREYTRDELEGAEK